A genomic region of Novipirellula aureliae contains the following coding sequences:
- a CDS encoding four helix bundle protein yields the protein MDKRGNELEDRLLDFACRVGKVVDALPETRLGRHIAGQLVRSGTSPAPNYAEACAAESKKDFIHKLGISLKELRESRTWIKMILRSELLPTERMSDLLDEANQLCNIIGKSVVTAKSNLRKD from the coding sequence GTGGATAAACGTGGAAATGAACTTGAAGATCGTCTGCTAGATTTCGCATGCCGTGTCGGAAAGGTAGTTGATGCATTGCCCGAGACTCGGCTCGGAAGACATATCGCGGGACAACTTGTGCGTAGTGGCACTTCCCCTGCACCCAATTATGCCGAAGCATGTGCCGCTGAAAGCAAAAAGGACTTCATTCATAAGCTGGGGATCTCCTTAAAGGAACTGCGTGAATCTCGCACATGGATCAAAATGATCCTCCGATCCGAACTGCTACCAACCGAAAGAATGTCCGATTTGCTCGACGAAGCAAACCAACTGTGCAACATCATTGGCAAATCTGTGGTCACTGCCAAGTCGAATCTTCGGAAGGATTGA
- a CDS encoding serine/threonine-protein kinase: MTDIPIDDDTYSTVDILASDFVARFRNGDRPTIEEYAIRHPDLSGPIRRVFPLVLSVEKVKVDRQSESDGSATLAGRIFERLGDFRLVREIGRGGMGIVYEAEQESLGRRIALKILPKQSLLNDDALDSFRREASTAAAMHHSNIVPIFGTGECEGTHYLVMQLIRGESLDKRITSEGPPFDCRTAVEIAAEISDGLAYAHGNGVLHRDVKPANILIDEDGVAQLTDFGLARNTRDDPSMTQTLSGSPRYMAPERFQGQSDERSDVYSVGLTLYEILAGTPAFQDLTPHQLPEAVKLQLIKPLRDVRTDVPTDLQTIVTKAINPEPAHRYQSAADLREDLNRFLKDEPILARRITALQRMVRWCRRNPKLAGVTGIAIASMLAATIASSVGFAMTSAANKRTSEALAQSEQTVDLALQSLNGVVDVVSIPSSEMGDMDMGEMDSAQFLLNPSPHAASVLENIQPLYQRLANQSPTRPDIVRQMIEASLRLSQIQQQLGQADAAITTLNQSIALLETRSDLSGLPTNEKRFLIARLYNELGKVYVVKLDYTNSDEAYAMAIRSGEAVADPDDRLKLQLAYAFISLADPSPQRRRDQAESPVESRIARERLSAAKSLLSELNPAAHGASEVAVLRARIHLADSRQAKRPVVRRSEFLTATEILRERLTQTPEDSRVRFALVELLASVNLRRQFGSERLADESGERLHEALAVLYPLRSIDPKTQRFAVAEVHILHKLSSLARSDGDIARELEHLEEAIVIQSSLVEASPDSMPHRCWRALLYRSLAEVHRRQGDEGAEREAISAAVADLDAIDPESQAHPFAVQTRAIIEKRITTTRYIGNPDDVI, translated from the coding sequence GTGACCGACATCCCAATCGACGACGACACCTATTCAACGGTCGATATTCTTGCCAGCGATTTCGTGGCCCGTTTTCGCAACGGTGATCGACCCACTATCGAAGAATATGCGATTCGCCATCCCGATTTGAGCGGTCCAATCCGGCGTGTCTTTCCATTGGTGCTTTCGGTTGAAAAGGTTAAAGTTGACCGGCAATCCGAAAGCGACGGAAGTGCAACACTGGCAGGGCGAATATTTGAAAGGCTCGGTGATTTCCGGCTCGTGCGAGAAATCGGGCGAGGTGGTATGGGGATCGTTTACGAAGCGGAACAAGAGTCGCTTGGGCGCCGTATCGCGCTCAAGATTCTGCCAAAACAATCTTTGCTGAACGACGATGCGCTCGACAGTTTCAGGCGTGAAGCCAGTACTGCTGCGGCGATGCACCATTCCAACATCGTACCGATCTTCGGGACAGGCGAATGTGAAGGAACGCATTATTTGGTGATGCAACTCATTCGAGGCGAGTCGCTTGATAAACGTATCACCTCAGAGGGACCGCCATTCGATTGTCGCACCGCAGTTGAAATCGCCGCCGAGATTTCCGACGGACTTGCATACGCTCATGGAAACGGCGTACTTCATCGCGACGTGAAGCCAGCCAACATCCTTATAGACGAAGACGGCGTCGCGCAACTAACGGACTTCGGACTTGCGCGGAACACGCGAGATGATCCGAGCATGACGCAAACGCTCAGCGGGAGTCCTCGTTATATGGCACCAGAACGTTTTCAAGGACAGTCGGACGAGCGATCAGACGTGTACAGTGTTGGATTGACACTCTACGAAATATTGGCGGGAACCCCTGCCTTTCAAGACCTGACGCCGCACCAATTGCCGGAGGCCGTGAAACTTCAACTCATCAAGCCACTTAGAGACGTTCGCACCGACGTACCTACGGACTTGCAAACGATCGTCACCAAAGCGATCAATCCTGAACCCGCTCATCGGTATCAATCCGCGGCGGATTTGCGAGAGGATCTGAATCGTTTTTTGAAGGATGAGCCGATTCTTGCTCGACGGATTACGGCATTACAGAGAATGGTGCGTTGGTGTCGTCGCAACCCGAAGCTCGCTGGCGTCACCGGAATTGCAATCGCGTCGATGCTGGCCGCAACGATCGCCTCGTCGGTCGGGTTTGCGATGACATCTGCCGCGAACAAGCGGACCAGCGAGGCGCTCGCACAATCCGAACAAACCGTCGATCTCGCACTGCAATCCCTCAATGGCGTTGTGGACGTTGTTTCCATTCCATCATCCGAAATGGGGGATATGGACATGGGAGAAATGGATTCGGCACAATTTCTGCTCAACCCGTCGCCGCATGCTGCAAGCGTGTTAGAAAACATCCAACCGCTGTACCAGCGGCTTGCTAACCAATCGCCGACTCGCCCCGACATTGTTCGCCAAATGATAGAAGCGAGCCTTCGGCTTTCCCAGATCCAACAACAACTCGGACAGGCCGATGCTGCGATCACAACGCTCAACCAAAGCATTGCACTCTTGGAAACACGCAGCGACTTGTCCGGTTTGCCAACCAACGAAAAACGATTTCTTATTGCACGCTTGTACAACGAGCTTGGTAAAGTCTATGTCGTGAAATTGGACTACACGAATTCGGACGAAGCCTACGCGATGGCAATCCGGTCGGGCGAAGCTGTCGCTGATCCCGACGATCGGCTGAAACTGCAACTAGCGTATGCGTTCATTTCACTAGCCGATCCGTCTCCCCAGCGACGCCGAGACCAAGCCGAATCGCCGGTTGAATCGCGGATTGCACGCGAGAGGTTATCGGCGGCCAAGTCGTTACTTAGCGAATTGAATCCCGCCGCACATGGCGCAAGTGAGGTTGCCGTGCTGCGAGCTCGGATTCACCTTGCCGATTCACGTCAAGCAAAGCGGCCAGTGGTTCGACGATCCGAGTTTTTGACGGCTACCGAGATTCTACGTGAGCGTCTTACGCAAACACCAGAGGATTCTCGTGTTCGATTTGCGTTGGTCGAATTACTCGCCAGCGTGAATCTGCGAAGACAGTTCGGTTCGGAACGATTGGCAGACGAATCGGGCGAGCGACTTCACGAAGCGCTCGCGGTATTGTATCCGCTTCGCTCTATCGATCCCAAAACACAGCGGTTCGCCGTCGCCGAAGTTCACATTCTACACAAACTATCGAGCCTCGCTCGATCGGACGGCGACATCGCCCGCGAACTGGAACACCTCGAAGAGGCCATTGTCATCCAGTCGTCGTTGGTCGAGGCATCGCCCGACAGCATGCCCCACCGATGCTGGCGCGCATTGCTATACCGAAGCCTCGCCGAAGTTCACCGACGGCAAGGTGACGAAGGGGCAGAACGTGAAGCAATCTCCGCCGCCGTTGCCGACTTGGACGCGATCGATCCCGAGTCACAGGCACATCCGTTTGCAGTTCAAACTCGGGCGATCATTGAAAAACGGATCACCACCACTCGTTACATCGGCAATCCTGACGACGTCATTTGA
- a CDS encoding sigma-70 family RNA polymerase sigma factor → MNTNVGDIEQQLQQGDLSLFAEAFSRHRPRLWQIIHFRLSDQIRARVDADDVLQDVYLDAEKRLNHFVDGDFPSLFLWLRLVTAQTLSRVHRRHLATESRSTLRESSRNDGDLFGNTSLCLSQRFIAHLTSPSQAAVKVEMIEEVRSALGEMSDMDREVIALRHFEELTNQEVAMELGITPKAASIRYVRALERLRGVLEKI, encoded by the coding sequence GTGAATACCAACGTCGGAGATATCGAACAGCAGCTTCAACAGGGAGATTTGTCGCTGTTCGCCGAGGCATTTTCTCGCCATCGCCCCCGATTGTGGCAGATCATCCATTTCCGGCTCAGCGATCAGATTCGCGCCCGTGTTGATGCGGATGATGTGTTGCAGGATGTCTATTTGGATGCGGAAAAACGGCTGAATCACTTCGTCGACGGCGATTTTCCATCGCTGTTTCTCTGGCTGCGTTTGGTCACCGCACAAACGCTGAGCCGAGTTCATCGCCGGCATCTGGCCACCGAATCACGCTCCACGCTGCGGGAATCGAGTCGGAATGACGGAGATCTCTTTGGCAATACGTCCTTGTGCCTTTCGCAGAGGTTCATTGCTCATCTGACGTCACCAAGCCAAGCGGCGGTGAAAGTTGAAATGATTGAAGAGGTGCGGTCGGCACTGGGGGAAATGAGTGACATGGATCGCGAGGTGATTGCGCTGCGTCACTTTGAAGAACTAACCAACCAGGAAGTTGCGATGGAGCTTGGCATCACGCCGAAAGCCGCCAGTATTCGGTATGTCCGAGCGTTGGAAAGACTTCGCGGCGTGCTGGAGAAAATTTGA
- a CDS encoding redoxin domain-containing protein — protein sequence MKRLSLLTVFCVIALLFSDSLVNAQPPSGRRGMRSGGQGAAGGNQRGGQATTGGRPRDRVRPRDTEFHQKFPIGTGLPADLNVYNVDRERVPVNSIFKSKYTVIVGGCLTCPEFRNSYPEIEAVARDFKDRNVDFYFLYQSLTHPENWGFVQPSSIEDRFAQVEHAKELLQTQIPWLTDPMDNQLKTYFVLTPNSQFVFDQSGKIVHRDSWGRGSSLRESLETLVGKPETLTTVEDLNLPHFERHLKSSSEMLVERVRVEGKAVPLRVESGGESGSVAALRSNDFNQSNRYAKLRPEADQQLIETGSGKLYLGFRQDPVLGASWNNLASPPAYKIVAEGVTVSPATGQSKRLEVESDNEPREFLVDVKDWDANQPITVKLQYFACNKEKGWCKSVQQEFTVWLDEDESAGMVNGRSHFPGGQGGAGQRGQGRGGAGQRLGGR from the coding sequence ATGAAGCGTTTGTCTTTGCTCACTGTATTTTGCGTGATCGCTCTGTTGTTCAGCGATTCACTTGTCAATGCGCAGCCACCGAGTGGTCGCCGCGGCATGAGATCTGGCGGTCAGGGTGCGGCGGGAGGAAACCAGCGGGGGGGGCAAGCAACAACGGGTGGTCGGCCTCGTGATCGCGTTCGCCCACGTGATACCGAATTCCACCAAAAATTTCCGATCGGAACCGGACTACCCGCAGACCTAAACGTCTACAACGTCGATCGGGAACGGGTGCCAGTGAACAGCATTTTCAAGTCGAAGTACACCGTCATCGTCGGCGGCTGTTTGACATGTCCCGAATTCCGAAATTCCTACCCCGAGATTGAGGCGGTCGCTCGCGACTTCAAGGATCGAAACGTTGACTTCTATTTCCTGTACCAATCGCTAACGCATCCAGAGAACTGGGGGTTCGTGCAACCGTCCTCGATCGAGGACCGATTCGCTCAAGTCGAACATGCCAAGGAACTCTTGCAAACCCAAATCCCATGGTTAACGGACCCGATGGATAACCAGCTAAAAACCTACTTCGTCTTGACTCCGAATTCACAGTTCGTGTTCGACCAATCAGGCAAAATCGTGCATCGTGATTCATGGGGACGCGGCTCAAGTCTTCGCGAGTCACTGGAGACCTTGGTCGGAAAACCGGAAACGCTGACTACCGTCGAAGACTTGAACCTTCCTCATTTCGAGCGTCACCTCAAGTCCAGTAGTGAAATGCTGGTGGAGCGAGTTCGTGTGGAAGGAAAAGCGGTTCCGCTGCGCGTCGAGTCGGGTGGGGAAAGTGGTTCCGTCGCCGCCCTACGCTCCAACGACTTCAACCAGTCCAATCGTTATGCAAAACTTCGGCCCGAGGCGGACCAACAATTGATAGAGACCGGATCTGGCAAGCTATATCTTGGTTTTCGCCAAGACCCGGTACTGGGAGCGAGTTGGAATAACTTGGCTAGTCCACCGGCGTACAAGATCGTTGCCGAAGGTGTGACAGTCTCACCCGCCACAGGTCAATCAAAGCGTTTGGAAGTTGAATCAGACAATGAACCACGCGAGTTCTTGGTCGATGTGAAGGACTGGGACGCAAACCAACCGATCACGGTGAAGCTTCAGTACTTTGCGTGCAACAAAGAAAAGGGTTGGTGCAAATCGGTACAACAGGAATTCACGGTTTGGCTGGACGAAGACGAGTCGGCTGGTATGGTCAATGGACGCAGCCATTTTCCAGGTGGCCAGGGCGGTGCAGGTCAGCGGGGCCAAGGCCGTGGAGGTGCGGGGCAGAGGCTGGGCGGACGCTAA
- a CDS encoding Lcl C-terminal domain-containing protein yields MKPTLSICSTPVFFALLLTPNVVVVAADSPAPQSHVVARSHPYPIVDTAQRRCYDNSREIVFPKPGEPLFGQDANYDGDQPAYRDNGDGTISDLVTGLMWQKTPGQKVTFKQAIEGAAVCRIGGYDDWRLPSIKELYSLIDFRGEDIDPQARSAAGLRPFIDTHYFDFHYGDPSKGERIIDSQCATSTRYVSTTMHGSPTMFGVNFADGRIKGYPIGSNPRRGEKTYVVFYVRGNPDYGTNNFQDNGDGTVTDQATGLTWLQADSGTLKAGDHRNGKLNWQQALAWAEGLEFAGHSDWRLPNAKELQSIVDYTRSPDTTQSAAIAEIFACTPQRNPAGKSDFGSYWTGTTHKRLGRGDTAVYVSFGRSQGWMRDPRGGMSLLDVHGAGAQRSDPKAGDPSQFPHGRGPQGDVIGIYNLVRPVRGGEVTVRENGPPVEPHTLPPRGRPGRPQ; encoded by the coding sequence ATGAAACCGACTCTCTCCATTTGTTCAACACCCGTTTTTTTCGCACTCCTTCTCACACCGAATGTTGTCGTCGTGGCTGCAGACTCGCCGGCCCCCCAAAGCCACGTGGTCGCGCGCTCCCATCCTTACCCGATTGTCGACACCGCTCAGAGACGATGTTACGACAACTCTCGCGAAATCGTTTTCCCCAAGCCAGGCGAGCCGCTGTTTGGGCAGGACGCGAATTACGACGGCGACCAGCCGGCATACCGAGACAATGGTGATGGCACCATTTCAGACCTTGTCACAGGGTTGATGTGGCAGAAGACTCCCGGACAGAAAGTTACGTTTAAACAAGCCATCGAAGGTGCTGCAGTTTGCCGTATTGGCGGCTACGACGATTGGCGTTTACCGAGTATCAAAGAACTGTATTCGCTGATCGATTTCCGTGGCGAAGATATCGACCCGCAAGCCCGATCCGCCGCGGGGCTACGCCCGTTCATTGACACACACTATTTTGATTTTCACTATGGCGATCCGTCCAAAGGTGAACGGATCATTGATTCTCAGTGTGCGACGTCAACGAGGTACGTGAGTACGACAATGCACGGAAGCCCGACCATGTTCGGCGTGAACTTTGCCGATGGACGTATCAAAGGCTATCCCATCGGTTCCAATCCGCGACGTGGTGAAAAGACCTATGTCGTGTTCTATGTTCGTGGAAATCCGGACTACGGAACCAACAACTTTCAAGACAATGGCGATGGCACGGTCACTGATCAGGCTACAGGGCTGACTTGGTTGCAAGCCGACAGCGGAACGCTCAAGGCAGGTGATCATCGCAATGGAAAACTGAATTGGCAACAAGCTCTAGCCTGGGCCGAAGGCTTGGAATTCGCAGGACATAGCGATTGGCGTCTGCCCAACGCTAAGGAATTGCAAAGCATCGTTGACTACACCCGGTCGCCGGACACGACTCAGTCGGCGGCAATCGCGGAAATCTTCGCTTGCACACCTCAGCGAAACCCTGCCGGAAAGTCTGATTTTGGTTCGTACTGGACGGGAACAACTCATAAGCGATTGGGACGTGGCGATACTGCGGTTTACGTTTCGTTCGGCCGGTCTCAAGGATGGATGCGGGATCCGCGTGGCGGAATGAGTTTGTTGGACGTTCACGGTGCCGGCGCACAACGTAGCGATCCTAAGGCTGGCGATCCGTCTCAGTTCCCACATGGGCGTGGACCGCAAGGCGATGTGATCGGAATTTACAATCTGGTCCGCCCGGTGCGAGGAGGCGAAGTGACCGTGCGCGAGAACGGACCACCGGTCGAACCCCACACCCTACCCCCGAGAGGCCGCCCGGGGCGTCCTCAGTGA